In one window of Leptospira sp. GIMC2001 DNA:
- a CDS encoding ABC-F family ATP-binding cassette domain-containing protein produces MIHLSNIQHSFGKQTLFDDLSFSINTGEKVGLVGRNGHGKSTLIGMMMGNIEPDSGTITKPKGYKIGHLSQHLKFTMPTVLEECSLGLPEGEEYNTWLVEKVLFGLGFAEKDMERSPNEFSGGYQIRMNLAKLLVSSPNMLMLDEPNNYLDIVTIRWLEEFLREWEGEIVLITHDRAFMDNIVTHTVAIHRRKAIKVQGDTDKLYSQINQSEEIYEKTRLNQEKKRKQEEVFIQKFKAKASFASRAQSRVKKLEKQGVMKELEKIEDLELYFNNASFAAKEMVSTQEINFSYDGKTPYLIENFSLSVGSRDRICIIGKNGKGKSTLLKLLAAELEPVSGKISKHPSLKEGYFGQTNKLNLNESNTVTDEIKSADPSCTEAKARTIAGGLMFSDDLALKKVKVLSGGEKSRVLLGKILVAPAHILYLDEPTNHLDMQACDSLIEAIDNFDGSVVMVTHDESHIRAVATKLVVFDNDQVSIYPGGYDDFLEDIGWSDEKN; encoded by the coding sequence ATGATTCATTTATCGAATATACAGCATTCATTTGGCAAGCAGACATTATTTGATGATCTAAGCTTTAGTATAAATACAGGCGAAAAGGTAGGCTTGGTCGGCCGCAACGGGCATGGCAAATCCACACTCATCGGAATGATGATGGGAAATATTGAACCAGATTCGGGAACAATCACCAAACCCAAAGGATATAAAATTGGGCATTTAAGTCAGCATTTAAAATTTACTATGCCAACAGTACTGGAAGAATGTTCGCTAGGTTTGCCAGAAGGTGAAGAATACAATACTTGGTTGGTTGAGAAAGTTTTGTTTGGATTGGGGTTTGCTGAGAAAGATATGGAAAGAAGTCCAAATGAATTCTCGGGTGGATATCAAATCAGAATGAATCTGGCGAAATTACTTGTATCCTCACCTAATATGTTAATGCTGGATGAGCCGAATAACTACTTGGACATCGTGACTATTCGTTGGCTTGAAGAATTCTTACGAGAGTGGGAAGGTGAAATTGTTCTGATCACGCATGATCGAGCATTTATGGATAATATTGTTACACATACAGTTGCAATACATCGAAGGAAGGCAATCAAAGTCCAAGGTGATACGGACAAATTGTACAGCCAGATCAATCAATCAGAAGAAATTTATGAGAAAACTAGACTAAACCAAGAAAAGAAACGTAAACAAGAAGAAGTCTTCATTCAAAAATTCAAAGCGAAAGCAAGTTTTGCAAGTCGAGCACAATCCAGAGTTAAAAAATTAGAAAAGCAAGGTGTAATGAAAGAACTCGAAAAAATTGAGGATCTTGAATTGTATTTCAATAACGCGAGTTTTGCGGCAAAAGAAATGGTATCAACGCAAGAAATAAATTTTTCTTATGATGGAAAAACTCCTTATCTCATCGAGAATTTTTCCTTGAGTGTCGGAAGCAGAGATCGGATATGCATAATTGGAAAGAATGGAAAAGGGAAATCCACATTATTGAAGTTGCTTGCAGCCGAACTAGAACCGGTATCTGGAAAAATATCCAAACATCCATCTTTAAAAGAAGGTTATTTCGGTCAGACCAACAAACTAAATTTAAATGAAAGTAATACAGTAACTGATGAGATTAAATCTGCGGATCCTTCTTGCACGGAAGCCAAAGCAAGAACTATTGCCGGTGGATTAATGTTCTCTGACGATCTAGCTCTTAAGAAAGTGAAAGTTTTATCAGGAGGAGAAAAAAGTCGCGTTTTATTGGGTAAGATTTTGGTTGCACCAGCACATATATTATACTTAGATGAACCAACTAACCATCTAGATATGCAAGCATGTGATTCTTTAATTGAGGCAATTGATAATTTTGATGGATCAGTAGTTATGGTTACTCATGATGAATCTCACATTCGAGCCGTTGCTACAAAATTGGTAGTCTTTGATAATGATCAGGTTTCAATTTATCCAGGTGGTTATGATGATTTCCTCGAAGACATTGGTTGGTCCGACGAGAAAAATTAA
- a CDS encoding sterol desaturase family protein — protein sequence MEWEKYLAVFGLATGMSTLRYIIFAGIAFVIFWIVWKDKFHKRWIQQDRLPDMKKVRHEIIYSLLTMIVFGLAGVFILFMKENGWTMLYKDISEYGWGYYALSLIGLILFHDTYFYWTHRWMHHPKIFRHVHLVHHKSTNPSPWAAFSFHPLEAIVEAGIVPLAVVLFPLHGLTIFSFLIYMTFLNVLGHLAFEMFPKNFLRHSILKWHNTTTHHNMHHRYFNCNYGLYFNWWDRWMGTNHANYRETFEEVTNR from the coding sequence ATGGAATGGGAAAAGTATTTAGCAGTTTTTGGTCTAGCAACAGGTATGTCAACTCTGCGCTATATTATTTTCGCAGGTATTGCCTTTGTAATTTTCTGGATTGTATGGAAGGATAAGTTTCACAAAAGATGGATTCAACAAGATCGCCTTCCAGATATGAAGAAGGTGAGACATGAAATAATTTATTCACTTCTGACGATGATAGTATTCGGACTTGCCGGTGTATTCATTCTTTTTATGAAAGAAAACGGATGGACGATGTTATATAAAGATATTTCTGAATATGGTTGGGGATATTATGCATTGAGCCTCATTGGTTTGATACTATTTCATGATACATATTTTTACTGGACTCATAGATGGATGCATCATCCAAAAATTTTTCGTCATGTTCATCTTGTGCATCACAAATCCACAAATCCTTCACCATGGGCTGCATTTTCCTTTCATCCTCTTGAAGCAATTGTTGAAGCTGGAATAGTACCTCTTGCTGTTGTTCTATTTCCATTGCATGGACTCACAATTTTTTCCTTCTTAATCTATATGACCTTTCTGAATGTATTAGGACATTTAGCGTTCGAAATGTTCCCTAAAAACTTTCTAAGACATTCAATATTAAAATGGCATAATACTACAACTCACCACAATATGCACCATCGTTATTTCAATTGCAATTATGGATTATATTTTAATTGGTGGGATCGATGGATGGGAACTAACCATGCAAATTATCGTGAAACTTTTGAAGAAGTTACGAATCGATAG
- a CDS encoding sterol desaturase family protein — protein sequence MVHQCDLDLNCFLGILQFQFTMNVVRYFPIAGGIFLLIWVWKKNYFQPYRIQLNFPKKEKIFFEIKQSFTTLIMFTLVAIVNITLAKMKIIPSQVYFSIDDRSIGYAILSFGLISIWHETWFYWMHRLVHTKKLYHIIHSVHHKSVNPSPLAAYNFHYLEAFLEALYLPLFIMFVPMSFQILIFHTFVAMILNIFFHTGYEFYPKGWASHPILKWINTPTHHNQHHSKFHGNYSLYTNFWDRIMGTNFPDYEKYYESIVERRDLALEERIKERSGLGEFVVK from the coding sequence ATGGTTCATCAATGTGATTTAGATTTAAACTGCTTTCTTGGTATTTTGCAATTTCAATTTACAATGAATGTTGTAAGATATTTTCCAATCGCCGGAGGAATATTTCTATTAATCTGGGTTTGGAAGAAAAATTATTTTCAACCATATAGAATTCAGTTGAATTTTCCAAAAAAGGAAAAAATATTTTTCGAAATCAAGCAATCTTTTACGACCTTAATCATGTTTACCTTAGTTGCGATTGTGAATATCACTCTCGCAAAAATGAAAATCATTCCATCGCAAGTTTATTTCTCGATTGATGATAGAAGTATTGGCTATGCGATTTTGTCATTTGGATTGATATCAATCTGGCATGAGACTTGGTTCTATTGGATGCACAGATTGGTTCATACGAAAAAACTATATCATATAATTCATTCAGTCCACCACAAGTCAGTCAATCCTTCTCCACTAGCCGCCTATAATTTCCATTATCTTGAGGCTTTTCTCGAAGCATTGTATCTTCCTTTATTTATAATGTTTGTTCCTATGAGTTTTCAAATTTTAATTTTTCATACATTTGTTGCAATGATACTCAATATCTTTTTTCATACTGGATATGAATTTTACCCTAAGGGATGGGCAAGTCACCCAATTCTAAAATGGATAAATACTCCCACACATCACAATCAACACCATTCGAAATTTCATGGAAACTACAGTCTATATACAAACTTTTGGGATAGAATTATGGGTACAAATTTTCCGGATTATGAGAAATACTATGAATCGATTGTTGAACGAAGAGATTTGGCACTTGAAGAAAGAATCAAAGAAAGATCTGGATTAGGTGAATTTGTAGTCAAATAA
- a CDS encoding DUF423 domain-containing protein: protein MNQNSGKSINWIVIGSISALFAVVLGAFGAHALKAMLTDDLLKIYETGNRYHFYHSFAILIVGIMNIIKFPDAILNQSSIKSFKFLQSSGWAFLIGIFVFSGSLYILAFTGIRILGAITPFGGISFMIGWLLFAISSVRK from the coding sequence ATGAATCAAAATTCTGGAAAATCTATAAATTGGATTGTGATCGGTTCGATCTCTGCTTTATTCGCAGTTGTTCTTGGAGCTTTTGGTGCACATGCTTTGAAAGCAATGCTCACTGATGATCTTCTCAAAATCTACGAAACAGGAAACCGTTATCATTTCTATCATAGCTTTGCAATTCTAATAGTCGGTATCATGAACATAATAAAATTTCCTGATGCAATTCTAAATCAAAGTTCCATTAAAAGTTTTAAATTTTTGCAATCTTCTGGTTGGGCGTTTCTGATTGGAATTTTTGTTTTCTCTGGTAGTTTGTATATTCTTGCTTTTACGGGAATCAGAATTCTTGGAGCAATCACTCCATTCGGTGGCATATCATTTATGATTGGTTGGTTACTATTTGCCATTAGCTCCGTAAGAAAATAA
- a CDS encoding histidine phosphatase family protein: protein MGYIYVVRHGQADSLGKNYDQLTELGHEQARLLGEYFLQFRIEFDFIASGTLNRQIQTLKGAIDPSVNKGHCMAKPETFSDLNEFDPQLWIHIANEIRKEDPEFAKQLERYKVLQSAGRESSREIFMKLIQRILGEWVEGIHTEPYSFEDYHDKVLNILNHIPKDASSVLLVTSSTPVAVIAGHSIGLAKRDYLPLMRWISNTSLSVYQWEGGKISPITINSFPHIENPDQMSLL from the coding sequence ATGGGTTATATTTATGTAGTTCGTCATGGACAAGCCGACAGTCTAGGCAAGAATTATGACCAACTTACTGAATTAGGCCATGAACAAGCTAGATTGCTCGGAGAATATTTCTTACAATTTCGTATTGAATTTGATTTCATTGCAAGTGGAACATTGAACAGACAGATTCAAACTCTCAAAGGAGCAATTGATCCATCCGTAAATAAAGGGCATTGCATGGCAAAACCGGAAACATTTTCCGACTTAAATGAATTTGATCCTCAGTTATGGATTCATATTGCAAATGAAATTCGTAAAGAAGATCCAGAATTCGCAAAACAATTAGAGCGCTACAAAGTTTTACAATCTGCAGGTAGAGAGAGTTCGCGAGAAATTTTCATGAAACTCATTCAACGGATTCTTGGGGAATGGGTTGAAGGAATTCATACGGAACCATATTCATTCGAGGACTATCATGATAAAGTTTTGAATATTCTAAATCACATACCGAAAGATGCAAGTTCCGTACTTCTAGTTACATCTAGCACTCCGGTTGCAGTTATCGCTGGGCATTCGATTGGACTTGCGAAAAGAGACTATCTTCCTTTAATGAGATGGATTTCCAATACTTCATTGAGCGTATATCAATGGGAAGGTGGCAAAATTTCTCCAATCACTATTAATAGCTTTCCTCATATAGAGAATCCAGATCAGATGAGTTTGCTTTAG
- a CDS encoding CPBP family intramembrane glutamic endopeptidase, which translates to METTEKPVINQPPQKSDSFPILLVHLGLIFFGTLIMLLLVQSTMQFIILQDRLPSDELAGKSFDELLELQKPLTVELTEDLKNDPQKVNSRYLEIVFNERPGILFWSSLTWVIAFLVPGYYFLGRRMQIPISKLEDKFGINIVGFGVIGGITVFMIVMTAGLFLHLIDYKPKNNEFQLLLFQNLKDNTTLLAWSVYSVGLVTGLVEEWFFRGMLLRHYISKGLAKEGLLITSLLFGAMHFSFDASPIIPVLLSGVGYYFGSLYLRSGNIWVPIIAHATYNSIGLVLAYFVGDKIT; encoded by the coding sequence ATGGAGACTACGGAAAAGCCTGTAATCAATCAACCCCCTCAAAAATCCGATTCTTTTCCGATTTTATTAGTTCATCTGGGTTTAATTTTCTTCGGAACCCTCATAATGTTGCTTCTGGTTCAATCGACAATGCAGTTCATTATACTTCAGGATAGACTTCCTTCAGATGAATTGGCAGGTAAATCTTTCGATGAACTCTTAGAGTTACAGAAACCCCTAACTGTTGAATTGACAGAAGATTTGAAAAACGATCCGCAGAAAGTGAATTCTCGATACTTGGAGATTGTTTTTAACGAAAGGCCAGGAATTTTGTTCTGGTCGAGCTTGACTTGGGTGATCGCTTTTCTTGTGCCAGGATACTATTTTCTCGGTCGCAGGATGCAGATTCCGATTTCTAAATTGGAAGACAAATTCGGCATCAATATTGTTGGATTCGGTGTAATTGGTGGGATCACTGTGTTTATGATAGTGATGACGGCTGGTCTGTTTTTGCACCTAATCGACTATAAACCTAAGAATAATGAATTCCAGTTGTTATTGTTTCAGAATTTAAAAGACAACACAACTCTACTTGCATGGAGTGTATACAGTGTGGGTCTTGTTACTGGTTTAGTAGAAGAGTGGTTTTTTCGCGGTATGCTACTTAGGCATTATATTTCTAAAGGATTGGCAAAAGAAGGATTACTCATAACATCTTTGTTATTTGGTGCAATGCATTTTTCTTTCGATGCGTCGCCAATCATTCCAGTATTGCTTTCCGGAGTTGGTTATTATTTTGGAAGTCTTTATTTACGTTCAGGAAATATTTGGGTTCCAATCATCGCTCATGCAACCTACAATAGCATTGGGCTTGTTCTAGCCTATTTCGTGGGAGATAAGATTACATGA
- a CDS encoding phosphotransferase family protein encodes MERSEWKSRVENYLQDKFGSDIQVTYWKELSGGACQDNIALDYKLNSRTESLVLRTDKAASLLSSLPKKSEFQVAETIYKSGALTPKPILYESNTEVLGNPFYLMERITGNANSRYLIKDNSLNQYRKKGMAQDLARNLAKIHTNTIENSHFDKDTLVLLGETNNELYIKSSIDKLKETINSLGEPHPAIAIAINWVESVIDQFKPTDICLVHGDFRTGNFMVTPEGLTGILDYEFAHWGDRHEDIGWLCMRDWRFGKVMKEVGGFADRKEFYDAYENASGVAVDPKKVCFWEIIGNLRWATGSIQQAERHLSGKDKGIELAAIGRRTCEMEFEMLNLIEKLEKLN; translated from the coding sequence ATGGAACGCAGTGAGTGGAAATCGAGAGTAGAAAACTACCTCCAAGATAAATTTGGTTCAGATATTCAAGTTACTTATTGGAAAGAGCTTAGCGGTGGAGCCTGCCAAGACAATATTGCATTAGACTATAAGCTGAATTCACGCACTGAAAGTCTTGTACTGCGCACAGACAAAGCAGCTTCTTTATTATCATCCTTACCTAAGAAATCAGAATTCCAAGTAGCCGAAACAATTTACAAGTCTGGAGCTCTCACTCCAAAACCCATATTGTACGAATCAAATACAGAAGTATTAGGCAACCCATTTTACTTAATGGAGAGAATTACAGGCAATGCAAACAGCCGATACTTAATCAAAGATAACTCACTCAATCAATATCGCAAAAAAGGTATGGCTCAAGACCTGGCTCGCAATCTAGCCAAAATTCATACAAACACAATTGAGAATTCCCATTTCGATAAGGACACTTTAGTTTTATTAGGGGAAACTAACAATGAATTGTATATAAAAAGTTCGATTGATAAATTGAAAGAAACGATCAATTCTCTTGGTGAGCCCCATCCTGCTATTGCAATTGCAATCAATTGGGTCGAGTCCGTCATCGATCAATTCAAACCAACTGATATTTGTTTGGTGCATGGAGATTTCCGAACAGGGAATTTTATGGTTACACCTGAAGGACTAACCGGGATCTTAGATTATGAATTTGCTCACTGGGGAGACCGTCACGAAGATATAGGTTGGCTATGCATGCGAGATTGGCGATTTGGAAAGGTAATGAAAGAAGTAGGTGGATTTGCAGATCGCAAAGAATTCTATGATGCATATGAAAATGCCAGTGGTGTTGCAGTAGATCCGAAGAAGGTTTGCTTTTGGGAAATTATAGGGAACCTCAGATGGGCAACTGGTTCTATTCAGCAAGCAGAAAGACATCTCAGCGGTAAGGATAAAGGAATCGAGCTTGCTGCAATTGGCAGGAGAACTTGTGAAATGGAATTTGAAATGCTCAATTTAATTGAGAAATTGGAAAAATTAAATTAA
- a CDS encoding LysM peptidoglycan-binding domain-containing M23 family metallopeptidase → MINIFQLLEYFSSFIRIVLAVYFFLQMVTQLGASPMYLANLEYSNPKLKSLRNDVKENLRASRSHNENIQLTKLEFYVYTVSKSDNFFTIMARTGMNLDSLSSVNELASPQDIFPGQKILIPNMRGVYYNKEIQTNSDKERIAIAKEFKTLPEKLFFDESRSKWFVPGGDLQGREKMFFYGFGFAKPLLASVLSSGFGKRNDPFTRNETFHGGVDLAAPQGTPVFASADGEIIFRNKKGGYGNLIIIKHELGYETRYGHLSKFLVKMGTKVKKGDKIGEVGHTGRATGDHLHFEVRRFSKRQKPVFTGHL, encoded by the coding sequence ATGATAAACATATTCCAATTGCTCGAGTATTTTTCTAGTTTCATCAGAATTGTCCTTGCTGTGTACTTTTTTCTACAGATGGTAACTCAGCTAGGTGCAAGTCCAATGTATCTTGCGAATTTGGAATATTCCAATCCTAAACTTAAATCATTACGCAATGATGTTAAGGAAAATCTTCGAGCTTCAAGATCGCACAATGAAAATATACAATTAACAAAACTTGAATTTTATGTTTATACCGTTAGTAAGAGTGATAATTTTTTTACAATTATGGCAAGAACAGGAATGAATTTAGATAGTTTATCGTCTGTCAATGAACTTGCCTCTCCTCAAGATATCTTTCCAGGTCAGAAAATTTTGATTCCAAACATGAGAGGTGTCTATTATAACAAAGAAATACAAACCAATTCAGATAAGGAAAGAATTGCGATTGCAAAAGAATTTAAAACCTTACCAGAGAAATTATTTTTTGACGAATCAAGATCAAAATGGTTTGTTCCTGGCGGAGACCTTCAAGGTCGGGAAAAAATGTTCTTCTATGGATTTGGATTTGCCAAACCATTACTCGCGAGTGTTCTGAGCTCAGGATTTGGTAAAAGAAATGATCCATTTACTAGAAATGAAACATTTCACGGAGGAGTTGATTTAGCTGCGCCTCAGGGAACACCTGTCTTCGCATCAGCCGATGGAGAAATTATTTTTCGTAATAAAAAAGGTGGTTATGGTAATCTAATTATCATAAAACATGAATTAGGTTACGAAACTAGATATGGACACCTTAGTAAATTTCTTGTTAAAATGGGAACTAAAGTAAAAAAAGGAGATAAAATTGGTGAAGTTGGTCATACAGGACGAGCAACTGGTGATCATTTGCATTTTGAAGTTAGAAGGTTCTCCAAAAGACAAAAACCTGTTTTTACAGGACACCTTTAA
- a CDS encoding DUF6285 domain-containing protein, translated as MQDRPNANELLEAIQDFLIKEIMPKVKEDDSLSFKTLISWNMLGVISREIKNEEPNLLEEFTSLVKILGNRFIYESRNFSNLDESVQFFESSNLKIKKAILAEGNKLLTDYIIQNNVLPSQSIILNHIRETLKNKLQISNPRYAL; from the coding sequence ATGCAAGATAGACCAAATGCAAATGAACTTTTAGAAGCCATACAAGATTTTCTCATCAAAGAGATTATGCCAAAAGTAAAAGAAGATGATTCTTTATCCTTCAAGACTTTGATAAGCTGGAATATGTTAGGTGTAATATCAAGAGAGATTAAGAATGAAGAACCAAATCTTCTAGAAGAATTCACTTCCCTCGTCAAAATTCTTGGTAACAGATTTATATATGAAAGTAGGAATTTTTCTAATTTGGATGAATCCGTTCAATTTTTCGAATCCAGTAATCTTAAAATCAAAAAAGCCATTCTAGCCGAAGGCAACAAATTATTAACTGATTATATTATTCAGAATAATGTTTTACCTTCTCAATCAATTATTTTGAATCATATTCGTGAAACCTTAAAGAACAAATTACAAATATCGAATCCTAGGTATGCACTATAA
- a CDS encoding AraC family transcriptional regulator, with the protein MEAGFFHYLSFFGSGVALLFSLGYAITPISSTKNRQLSFALLLVGIFLAHTFYISSNIFQSFPYLYCLHLPILFLFGPILARLFYLFLEGEVPYWLESRLHYIPFVLGILFYLPSSLLPIVGDPDRFHRLMIADVTRRIDLPIKLLSFLGCLSLMMYILHSAFHFLHIFRLSNLWRTPAVRFFLIILLLASFGTIGGFIISLGYVRIGIGIGMSFLASIVPALYLIQSFYPSLFQDVKIAIEEEKYRISHLKNLDINEVTERINKLFSVEKIYLEDELNLSIVAEKLNITTHQLSEFLNQVEKKSFNQYVNSHRIEYACKSLIQNPEWPTIRIAYDSGFQSKSSFHDAFRREMNMTPTAYRKKNSPE; encoded by the coding sequence TTGGAAGCTGGATTCTTTCACTATTTATCTTTTTTTGGATCAGGAGTTGCTTTATTATTCTCGTTGGGATATGCAATCACACCTATATCCTCAACAAAAAATCGACAGCTATCCTTTGCACTCTTACTCGTGGGAATTTTTCTTGCTCATACATTTTATATAAGTTCAAATATCTTTCAGTCATTTCCTTATCTCTATTGTTTACATCTTCCCATTTTATTTTTATTCGGTCCTATTTTAGCCAGGTTGTTCTACTTATTCTTAGAAGGCGAAGTACCTTACTGGCTTGAATCCAGACTCCATTACATACCTTTTGTTCTGGGTATTCTATTCTATTTGCCTTCAAGTTTGCTTCCTATTGTTGGAGATCCAGATCGATTCCACCGCTTGATGATCGCAGACGTCACTAGGAGAATTGATTTACCAATCAAATTATTATCATTTCTTGGTTGTTTATCTTTGATGATGTACATTTTGCACTCGGCTTTTCACTTCTTGCATATATTCCGATTGTCGAATCTCTGGCGCACTCCCGCAGTACGTTTTTTTCTAATCATACTTTTACTTGCGAGCTTTGGAACCATTGGTGGATTTATTATTTCACTTGGATATGTGAGAATCGGTATAGGCATTGGAATGAGTTTTCTTGCGTCAATTGTTCCTGCTCTATATCTAATTCAATCTTTTTACCCTTCGCTTTTCCAGGATGTTAAAATCGCCATCGAAGAAGAGAAATATAGAATATCTCATTTGAAAAATCTAGACATCAATGAGGTCACAGAAAGAATCAATAAATTATTTTCAGTAGAGAAAATTTACTTAGAAGATGAATTAAATTTGTCTATTGTCGCAGAAAAATTGAATATCACAACCCACCAGTTGTCAGAATTCCTCAATCAAGTAGAAAAAAAATCATTCAATCAATATGTTAATTCACATCGTATTGAGTATGCATGTAAATCCTTGATTCAAAACCCAGAATGGCCAACAATCCGCATTGCCTATGATTCGGGCTTTCAATCTAAATCTAGTTTTCATGATGCATTTAGAAGGGAAATGAATATGACTCCGACAGCATATCGTAAGAAAAACAGTCCAGAATGA
- a CDS encoding polysaccharide deacetylase family protein: MRSLIPFIILSLCIFSNLFAKENKSGSNPKNNLKNPIIKIPESEKIFYSGRSKFDSTKPDELGLIPIITYHKILPKENLMKRSAQNFRKDLDFLKKHNFYFIRAQDLYEGWIDIPQGKIPVLLTFDDSHISQFNFLNNGKIDPDSAIGILENFKSQYPTYPLTAVFFVTPCQGKPNNLFGQEQLTKKKLNYLISHGYEIENHSCAHPDYQKTPIDSITSDLSLSQKKIREFLPGYNYNFLATPYGGYPNKKYWNQLETFPNTFTKNKNSNKISTKAYNHNLIFDYSNRLSLSPFSSAFRTNRVRRIHGHEVSLQELKNSIVNKEIRLFVSDGDPRTVTIRKNESNLLKFDKTKKLVIAPNRLNTYKLIEHSK; the protein is encoded by the coding sequence ATGCGGTCACTTATCCCTTTTATTATTTTAAGTCTATGCATTTTTTCTAATCTATTCGCAAAAGAAAATAAATCCGGTTCCAATCCTAAGAATAATTTAAAAAATCCAATCATCAAAATTCCAGAATCTGAAAAAATCTTTTACTCAGGTCGATCCAAATTTGATTCTACAAAACCGGATGAACTAGGTTTGATTCCTATAATTACTTATCACAAGATTCTTCCAAAAGAAAATCTTATGAAGAGAAGCGCTCAGAATTTTCGAAAGGATTTAGATTTTCTAAAAAAGCACAATTTCTATTTCATTCGGGCTCAAGATTTATATGAAGGATGGATTGATATTCCTCAAGGCAAAATTCCAGTTCTATTGACTTTCGATGATTCGCATATATCGCAATTCAATTTCTTGAACAATGGCAAAATCGATCCTGATTCAGCCATTGGAATCTTAGAGAATTTTAAATCACAATATCCAACCTATCCGCTAACGGCTGTCTTCTTTGTTACTCCTTGTCAAGGCAAGCCGAACAATCTGTTCGGTCAAGAACAATTAACTAAGAAAAAACTAAACTATCTTATCAGTCATGGATACGAAATTGAAAACCATTCTTGCGCTCATCCTGATTATCAGAAAACACCAATCGACTCTATAACATCAGATTTATCCCTGTCACAGAAAAAAATTCGTGAATTTCTTCCGGGATACAATTACAATTTTCTTGCAACGCCTTATGGTGGATATCCCAACAAAAAATATTGGAACCAATTAGAAACATTTCCAAATACATTCACAAAAAATAAAAACTCGAATAAGATTTCTACCAAAGCTTACAATCATAATTTAATTTTTGATTATTCGAATCGATTATCACTCTCTCCATTCTCCTCTGCCTTTCGAACGAATCGCGTGAGGAGAATCCATGGACATGAAGTTTCACTCCAGGAACTAAAAAATTCAATAGTTAATAAAGAAATTCGACTTTTTGTAAGTGATGGTGATCCAAGAACCGTCACCATCAGGAAAAACGAATCCAATCTTTTAAAATTTGATAAAACAAAAAAACTTGTTATTGCACCCAATAGATTGAATACTTATAAATTGATTGAGCATTCTAAATAG